TCTTATACCGATCTTCAGGTTGAAAAAATTGTAGCGGAAAGCTAAAATCGAGGAGGCTTTTCATGGCTCATAAAAAAGGTGTTGGCAGTTCGAGAAATGGCAGGGATAGTGCGGGAAGACGCCTGGGGGTGAAATCCTATGGCGGTCAGGTTGTCTCTGCGGGAACAATTATTACGCGCCAGCGCGGCACAAAAATTCATCCCGGCAATAATGTCAAGAAGGGTAAAGACGATACGTTGTATTCGGTCATCGACGGGCGCGTCAAGTTTGAGCATCTCGGTAAGAAGCGCAAGAAGGTGAGTGTTTACGCGTAAGAGGCGAGAGGCGTGAGGTGAACAAAATTGGGATTGTTGGTGCTGGCAATGTGGGGGCGACTTCTGCCCAGCGTATTGCCGAGAGAGAATTGGCCCGCGAGGTTGTGGTTCTCGATGTGGCAGAGGGTATTCCTCAGGGC
The genomic region above belongs to Gemmatimonadota bacterium and contains:
- the rpmA gene encoding 50S ribosomal protein L27, coding for MAHKKGVGSSRNGRDSAGRRLGVKSYGGQVVSAGTIITRQRGTKIHPGNNVKKGKDDTLYSVIDGRVKFEHLGKKRKKVSVYA